The following are encoded in a window of Flavobacterium psychrotrophum genomic DNA:
- a CDS encoding gliding motility-associated C-terminal domain-containing protein: protein MLKELRKGAKRYGNVFLLLFSLLSIHVSAQVVYYHDFGTSTINTHPYMVPPTNSDASLSGSSWTNTPRAEWTDFAGATGKALSLNNSSGTPVVTLTFNIAPQKQLDITGFSFWTQRSGTGAQAWTMRINNNVVGNGTMPTGGTVAANPALTTPVTSLTGTVTVTLSLSGATGNGTWRLDDFTLFGTVTNTCTPPVVSSLSPATAPVGTVVTLNGSGFATGTTAVLFNGTPATSYQVVSDTQIKAIVPAGTSGIVKVTTNNCTGESTGAFTYLTANCPGISNGNDLFISEVYDADRGEGGAIELYNPTALPINLAQYTLRKFRDANPNQGTAPLQLVGTVPPGEVYLVGKKNNNIAVCDINSSVELVDGFNDLDEFVLLKNGVVIDDVICPNQTGFSMYRNFDAVKPKVTYSGADWNTLLIEDCADLGRYNIPTTPQASFTAQPQNTAICHDATATFTATAQNATTGYTYQWKTLDNGIWVNVVNNATYSGAQTATLNVVGSAALDGNQYYLEVTSASCTIVSNAALLTVNAAPETPIANVVQPTCTNPVATITITPVAGVTYSFDNLAFNVNNEFTMATPGTYAISVKNAAGCITSSTVTVDAVPNAPATPTAVVTQPDCTNTTATITIDNTITGLTYSFDGSAFGTNNVFTTTVAGTYTISVKNASGCTTSSTVTVDAAPNAPATPIAAVIQPTCTNPVATITIDNTVTGLTYSFDGSTFGTSNVFTTTVAGTYTISVQNAAGCITSSTITVDAAPNAPATPSAIVTQPTCTNTTATITIDNTVTGLTYSFDGSVYGSNNVFTTTTPGTYTISVQNTTGCIASATITVNAAPNAPATPSAIVAQPTCTNPTATITIDNTVTGLTYSFNGSAYGTNNVFTTTVAGTYAISVQNAAGCIASATVTVDVLPNAPATPVAVVAQPSCTNATATITIDNTITGLTYSFDGSAYGTNNVFTTTVAGTYTISVQNATGCITSSTITVNTVPNAPATPTAVVTQPTCTNPTATITIDNTVTGLTYSFDGSAYGANNVFTTITAGTYTIGVQNAAGCTTSSTVTVNAVPNAPVTPTATVTQPTCAIDTATITIDTATGLTYSFNGSAYGANNVFTIAAAGTYTISVQNAAGCTSSSTVTVNVAPQLPVISLAEGCMPTTNGREFLLELITTDTNLDLNTLTYEWKRETTGSSTIVSTDGPVFNVSEYVADNNITTFPLYFTLKVTTPQGCTATFSGEAAGVLCDIPRGISPNGDGKNDAFDLSGMNVSSISIFNRYGLEVYKKGAYTNEWHGQTDGGHDLPTGTYFYVVKTGEGSKTGWVYINREIR, encoded by the coding sequence ATGTTAAAAGAATTACGCAAAGGAGCAAAGAGATACGGAAACGTTTTTTTACTGTTGTTCTCACTATTATCAATTCACGTTTCTGCACAAGTAGTGTACTACCACGATTTTGGAACAAGTACCATAAATACGCATCCATATATGGTACCGCCTACAAATTCTGACGCGAGCCTTAGCGGATCTTCATGGACAAATACACCACGAGCAGAGTGGACTGATTTTGCAGGTGCTACCGGAAAAGCGCTTTCACTTAATAACTCGTCAGGCACTCCTGTAGTTACACTTACTTTTAACATTGCACCCCAAAAGCAACTTGATATTACAGGATTTAGTTTCTGGACACAACGTAGCGGCACCGGCGCGCAAGCCTGGACAATGCGTATAAATAACAATGTGGTGGGTAATGGAACGATGCCTACAGGTGGTACTGTAGCAGCTAATCCGGCACTAACAACACCTGTAACCAGCCTTACCGGTACAGTAACTGTTACACTTTCGCTTAGTGGCGCAACAGGTAACGGCACCTGGAGACTGGATGATTTTACCCTTTTTGGGACTGTAACAAATACCTGTACCCCACCGGTTGTGAGTTCGCTTAGCCCAGCTACAGCTCCTGTTGGAACTGTGGTAACTTTAAATGGTAGTGGCTTTGCTACAGGTACTACAGCGGTACTTTTTAACGGCACCCCCGCAACTTCTTACCAGGTAGTTTCAGATACACAAATAAAAGCCATAGTTCCTGCCGGTACTTCGGGTATCGTTAAGGTAACTACAAATAACTGTACAGGAGAATCAACCGGCGCGTTTACATATCTTACAGCTAACTGCCCCGGCATCAGCAATGGCAACGATCTTTTTATATCTGAAGTTTATGATGCAGACCGTGGCGAAGGTGGTGCTATAGAACTTTATAACCCTACAGCTCTTCCTATTAATCTTGCTCAGTACACGCTACGCAAATTTAGAGATGCAAACCCTAACCAGGGAACAGCACCGCTGCAACTGGTAGGAACAGTTCCTCCTGGGGAGGTATACCTTGTAGGTAAGAAAAATAACAACATTGCGGTTTGTGATATAAACAGCTCTGTTGAGCTTGTCGATGGATTTAATGATCTTGATGAATTTGTACTATTAAAGAATGGTGTCGTAATTGATGATGTTATATGTCCTAATCAAACCGGTTTTTCGATGTATCGTAATTTTGATGCCGTAAAACCCAAGGTAACATATTCAGGTGCTGACTGGAATACACTTTTGATTGAAGACTGCGCAGACCTTGGCCGTTATAATATACCTACTACGCCTCAGGCATCATTTACAGCACAACCACAAAACACGGCAATTTGCCATGATGCCACAGCAACATTTACAGCAACGGCTCAGAATGCTACTACAGGATATACCTACCAATGGAAAACCCTTGACAATGGTATTTGGGTAAATGTGGTAAATAACGCTACTTACTCAGGTGCGCAAACAGCTACACTAAATGTAGTTGGCAGTGCGGCTTTAGACGGCAACCAGTATTATCTTGAGGTAACATCTGCTAGCTGTACAATAGTTAGTAACGCCGCGCTATTAACTGTAAACGCTGCTCCTGAAACACCTATAGCTAATGTTGTACAACCTACATGTACTAATCCTGTTGCAACTATTACAATTACTCCTGTTGCAGGTGTTACATATAGTTTTGACAACTTAGCCTTTAATGTAAATAATGAGTTTACAATGGCTACACCGGGCACCTATGCCATAAGTGTAAAGAATGCCGCAGGATGTATTACATCTTCTACTGTTACTGTTGATGCTGTACCAAACGCTCCGGCTACTCCCACAGCAGTCGTTACACAGCCTGACTGTACTAACACAACTGCTACAATTACCATTGATAACACGATTACAGGTCTAACATATAGTTTTGACGGAAGTGCTTTTGGAACCAATAATGTATTTACAACTACTGTAGCCGGTACATACACCATCAGTGTAAAAAATGCTTCGGGATGTACGACATCATCTACTGTTACTGTAGATGCAGCTCCAAATGCCCCTGCAACACCTATAGCAGCGGTTATACAGCCTACATGTACTAACCCAGTGGCTACAATTACCATTGATAACACGGTTACAGGCCTAACATATAGTTTTGACGGCAGTACTTTCGGAACCAGTAATGTATTTACAACTACTGTGGCGGGCACATACACTATCAGTGTGCAGAACGCTGCCGGATGTATTACATCATCTACCATTACTGTAGATGCAGCTCCAAATGCTCCGGCTACTCCATCGGCTATTGTAACACAACCTACCTGTACTAATACTACAGCTACAATAACTATAGACAATACCGTTACCGGACTAACCTATAGTTTTGATGGCAGCGTATACGGAAGCAATAATGTGTTTACTACAACAACTCCGGGTACATACACTATTAGTGTACAAAATACTACCGGATGTATTGCAAGCGCAACAATTACAGTTAATGCTGCTCCAAATGCACCTGCCACTCCATCGGCTATAGTAGCACAGCCTACATGTACAAATCCAACTGCGACTATTACAATAGATAACACCGTTACCGGACTAACATATAGCTTTAACGGCAGCGCTTACGGAACTAATAATGTGTTTACAACTACTGTAGCCGGTACATACGCTATTAGTGTACAAAACGCTGCAGGATGTATTGCAAGCGCAACAGTTACGGTTGATGTTTTACCAAATGCACCTGCAACACCTGTAGCTGTAGTAGCACAACCTAGCTGTACTAATGCTACAGCTACAATAACAATAGATAATACCATTACCGGATTAACATATAGCTTTGACGGAAGTGCTTACGGAACTAATAATGTATTCACAACTACTGTGGCCGGAACATATACTATTAGTGTGCAAAACGCTACAGGATGTATTACTTCATCTACTATAACAGTTAATACTGTACCAAATGCTCCTGCTACTCCAACAGCAGTAGTAACGCAGCCTACATGTACTAATCCTACAGCTACTATTACTATAGATAATACCGTTACCGGATTAACATATAGTTTTGACGGAAGCGCCTATGGAGCTAATAATGTATTCACAACTATTACAGCAGGTACATATACCATTGGCGTGCAAAATGCAGCCGGATGTACTACCTCGTCGACAGTTACGGTTAACGCTGTACCAAATGCACCTGTAACACCTACAGCTACAGTAACACAACCTACCTGTGCTATTGATACCGCTACAATAACCATTGATACTGCAACCGGGCTTACTTATAGCTTTAATGGTAGTGCATATGGTGCAAACAATGTGTTTACAATAGCAGCAGCAGGTACATACACAATTAGCGTGCAAAATGCTGCCGGATGTACATCAAGCAGTACTGTTACTGTAAATGTTGCGCCACAGCTACCTGTAATAAGCCTTGCAGAAGGTTGTATGCCTACAACAAACGGCAGGGAGTTTTTACTGGAACTTATTACTACAGATACTAACCTTGACCTAAATACACTAACCTACGAATGGAAACGTGAAACCACAGGCAGCAGTACAATCGTTTCTACTGATGGCCCGGTGTTTAATGTTTCAGAATATGTTGCAGACAACAACATTACTACATTCCCATTATACTTTACACTTAAGGTAACTACACCGCAGGGATGTACTGCTACTTTTTCGGGAGAAGCAGCAGGTGTGCTTTGCGATATTCCGCGTGGTATTTCGCCGAATGGTGATGGTAAGAACGATGCGTTCGATCTTTCGGGAATGAATGTAAGCAGCATTTCAATCTTTAACCGTTACGGCCTTGAAGTATACAAAAAAGGTGCATATACTAACGAATGGCACGGCCAGACCGATGGCGGACATGACCTGCCTACAGGAACGTATTTCTATGTTGTAAAAACAGGAGAAGGTTCTAAAACCGGATGGGTTTACATCAACAGGGAAATAAGATAA
- a CDS encoding acetyl-CoA C-acetyltransferase, whose product MSVSTPRRVAIIGYNRIPFARQFTNYATASNQDMMVATLNGLIEKYNLSGKQLGEVAGGAVIKHSWEINLMRECVLNTSLDPKTPACDIQQACNTGLEATMYIANKIALGQIDCGIAGGVDSTSNVPLEFNEHIRKILLSVRREKSTWNKITKLAGIKFKDFSPVAPANLEPGTGLSMGGHTEYTAKYYNIPRADQDAYALSSHQKMAAATDRGFYKDMVSPYLGLTEDNNMRRDTSIEKLAKLKPAFDREHGSLTAGNSSPLTDGASCLLLASEEWAAQNNLSVLAYITHAELAAIEYIENKHNLLLAPVYAAPKMLQKAGLTLQDFDFYEIHEAFAAQVLTLLKIWESGELSAQFGVPALGSIDLDKLNVNGSSLATGHPFAATGGRVIATLAKLLNEKGSGRGLISVCAAGGQGMTMILEK is encoded by the coding sequence ATGTCAGTATCAACTCCCCGTCGCGTAGCCATAATTGGTTATAACCGCATACCGTTTGCAAGGCAATTTACTAACTATGCTACCGCTTCTAACCAGGATATGATGGTGGCTACGCTAAATGGCCTTATAGAAAAATATAACCTTAGCGGAAAGCAACTGGGCGAAGTAGCAGGTGGTGCCGTAATAAAACACAGCTGGGAAATTAACCTCATGCGGGAGTGTGTACTAAATACATCTCTCGACCCTAAAACACCTGCGTGCGACATTCAGCAGGCCTGCAATACGGGGCTTGAAGCTACCATGTACATTGCGAATAAAATTGCGTTGGGGCAAATTGACTGCGGTATAGCCGGAGGTGTAGATTCTACAAGCAATGTGCCATTAGAGTTTAATGAACACATTCGTAAAATACTACTGTCCGTAAGGCGCGAAAAAAGCACATGGAACAAGATTACCAAACTGGCCGGGATAAAGTTTAAGGATTTTAGTCCCGTTGCCCCTGCAAATCTTGAACCCGGCACCGGGCTTTCTATGGGTGGGCATACCGAGTATACCGCTAAATACTATAACATACCTCGTGCAGACCAGGATGCCTACGCGCTAAGCAGCCACCAAAAAATGGCAGCCGCCACAGATCGTGGTTTTTATAAAGACATGGTTTCTCCGTATCTCGGGTTAACGGAAGACAACAACATGCGCCGCGATACCAGCATTGAAAAACTGGCAAAGCTAAAACCCGCATTCGACAGGGAACACGGCTCGCTTACGGCGGGTAACTCCTCCCCGCTTACCGATGGAGCTTCATGCCTGTTACTGGCCAGTGAAGAATGGGCTGCACAAAACAACCTTTCTGTTCTTGCTTATATTACCCATGCTGAGTTAGCCGCCATCGAATACATAGAAAACAAGCATAACCTGCTGTTAGCACCTGTATATGCCGCACCAAAAATGCTGCAAAAAGCAGGGCTTACCCTTCAGGATTTTGATTTTTATGAAATACACGAAGCCTTTGCTGCACAGGTTTTAACATTGCTAAAAATTTGGGAAAGCGGTGAGCTGTCTGCGCAATTTGGCGTTCCGGCATTGGGCAGTATCGACCTGGATAAGCTAAATGTAAATGGCAGCAGCCTGGCTACAGGGCATCCTTTTGCGGCTACTGGTGGCAGGGTTATCGCCACATTGGCAAAACTGCTGAATGAAAAAGGATCAGGACGTGGATTGATATCTGTATGTGCTGCCGGCGGGCAGGGCATGACCATGATACTTGAAAAATAG
- a CDS encoding DUF4269 domain-containing protein gives MEQFDSIDYLKLGHLRQVTAYNALTRHKVMELLSGYTPLLAGTIPIGIDVDTSDLDILCCWHDKETFINILTDSFTGKKGFVLKDYSINGVPTVKANFYIDSFEAEIFGQNIPVKEQYGYRHMIIEHKILEYKGIEFRKEIIRLKSQGIKTEPAFAMLLGLEGNPYEALLDYKTG, from the coding sequence TTGGAACAGTTTGACAGCATAGATTATTTAAAGTTGGGACACTTACGCCAGGTTACGGCATATAATGCACTAACCAGGCATAAGGTGATGGAACTTCTCTCCGGGTACACACCATTACTTGCAGGTACCATTCCTATAGGAATTGATGTAGACACCAGCGATCTTGATATTTTATGCTGCTGGCATGATAAGGAAACTTTTATCAATATACTTACAGATTCATTTACAGGTAAGAAAGGTTTTGTTCTGAAAGATTATAGTATTAATGGTGTGCCAACTGTAAAAGCAAACTTTTATATTGACAGTTTTGAGGCAGAGATTTTCGGTCAGAACATTCCGGTAAAAGAGCAATATGGTTATCGGCACATGATCATCGAACATAAAATACTGGAATACAAAGGAATTGAATTTCGTAAAGAGATTATCCGGTTAAAATCACAGGGCATTAAAACCGAGCCCGCTTTTGCAATGCTTTTAGGTTTGGAAGGAAATCCATATGAGGCACTTTTGGACTACAAAACGGGTTAG
- a CDS encoding bifunctional alpha,alpha-trehalose-phosphate synthase (UDP-forming)/trehalose-phosphatase, with product MKIITVSYRLPLSIKKQNRKTNITQSAGGLATAVLSYTEKSDKNLTWVGVADFEKSTWDHHKDSFPKTFDVEPVFLDKKLNKNFYNVFSNSVLWALFHYFPSYVEYNDEAFEAYKTANAIVAEKVNELYEPGDIIWIHDYHFLGLAKLVREQHPDAKIGYFLHIPFPNFEIFRILPNKVKKYILEGILGANLAGFHTWDNAMHFTECVEKILGVSQRSFIFSQDSHRTRVGSYPISIDFDKFYDAYDKPEVATLRNEIKDLYQDKKIIFSVDRLDYTKGINNRLYAFESFLEKHPEWKEKVVFLLVIVPSREEINKYGERKRMIEHNVGRINGAMGSYKWNPVVYQYQSVDFDRLIALYSSADVALISPVRDGMNLVAKEYVAARKDQRGVLILSSMAGAAKELQEAITINPFDTELTGERINQALLMPEEDQQRRMERMQRYIKKHDVFLWATKFLSDTEEMYSHDNKAVALKGKDKEEILLKYETANKRLLLLDFDGTLVNLKSRPELAVPDDKLKKLLAGLAADPKNEVWIVSGRDRNFLEHHLGHLTLGLIAEHGGWIKRDTWEPVIHGTNSWKEQVIRIMDEYTDTNAESFVEEKEFGVAWHYRNVEPKQGFLLSRELLNLLKNNMQNVPVQIIDGNKVIEVKHYMAHKGTTCRNNILCGEYDFAIAFGDDKTDEDLFEQLEGPNDFSVKVGPGNTSAKYRIDSVEKVLAFLGKLQGTTTVK from the coding sequence ATGAAAATCATTACTGTTTCTTACAGGTTACCCCTGTCTATTAAAAAACAAAACCGAAAAACGAACATAACACAAAGTGCCGGCGGCCTGGCCACAGCCGTACTATCTTATACTGAGAAAAGCGATAAAAACCTGACATGGGTGGGCGTTGCCGATTTCGAAAAATCTACCTGGGATCATCATAAAGACAGTTTTCCCAAAACCTTTGATGTAGAGCCTGTTTTCCTTGATAAAAAGCTGAATAAGAACTTTTATAATGTTTTTAGTAATTCGGTATTATGGGCGCTGTTTCATTATTTTCCTTCATATGTAGAATATAATGATGAAGCCTTTGAAGCCTATAAAACGGCTAATGCAATAGTTGCCGAAAAGGTAAATGAGCTCTACGAACCCGGCGACATCATCTGGATACATGATTACCACTTCCTGGGGCTTGCCAAATTGGTTAGGGAACAGCATCCGGATGCAAAAATTGGTTACTTCCTGCACATCCCATTCCCTAACTTTGAGATTTTCCGTATACTGCCAAACAAAGTCAAGAAATATATATTAGAAGGCATTTTGGGCGCTAACCTTGCCGGCTTTCACACCTGGGATAACGCCATGCACTTTACCGAATGTGTAGAGAAGATACTGGGCGTTTCGCAACGTAGCTTTATATTTTCTCAGGACAGCCACCGCACCCGTGTGGGCTCCTACCCTATTAGCATCGATTTTGATAAATTTTATGATGCTTACGATAAGCCTGAAGTTGCAACACTTCGTAATGAAATTAAAGACCTGTACCAGGACAAGAAAATCATATTTTCGGTAGACAGGCTCGATTATACCAAGGGCATCAACAACCGCCTCTATGCTTTTGAAAGCTTTTTAGAAAAACATCCGGAATGGAAGGAAAAAGTGGTTTTCCTACTTGTAATTGTACCATCCCGTGAGGAAATAAATAAGTATGGCGAGCGTAAACGCATGATAGAGCATAATGTAGGGCGTATAAATGGAGCTATGGGAAGCTATAAATGGAACCCTGTGGTGTACCAGTACCAATCGGTAGACTTTGACCGTCTCATTGCATTATACAGCAGTGCAGATGTGGCATTGATATCGCCTGTGCGGGATGGTATGAACCTTGTTGCAAAAGAGTATGTTGCAGCACGAAAAGACCAGCGCGGCGTATTAATATTAAGCAGCATGGCAGGCGCAGCAAAAGAGCTTCAGGAAGCCATTACCATAAACCCTTTTGATACCGAGCTTACCGGCGAAAGAATAAATCAGGCATTGCTGATGCCAGAAGAAGACCAGCAACGCCGTATGGAGCGTATGCAGCGCTACATTAAAAAGCACGACGTGTTTTTATGGGCTACTAAGTTCCTTTCGGACACAGAGGAAATGTACAGCCATGATAATAAGGCGGTAGCGCTAAAAGGAAAAGACAAAGAAGAAATACTGCTTAAGTACGAAACTGCTAACAAAAGACTGCTATTACTGGATTTTGACGGTACGCTCGTAAACCTTAAAAGCAGACCTGAACTTGCCGTTCCCGATGATAAATTAAAGAAACTACTGGCTGGCCTGGCTGCCGATCCTAAAAACGAAGTATGGATTGTAAGTGGCCGGGACCGCAACTTTCTGGAGCATCATTTAGGGCACCTTACTTTAGGATTGATTGCCGAACATGGTGGCTGGATAAAACGTGATACCTGGGAACCTGTAATACACGGCACCAACAGCTGGAAGGAACAGGTTATTCGTATTATGGATGAATATACAGATACCAATGCCGAAAGCTTTGTAGAAGAAAAAGAATTTGGCGTGGCATGGCACTACCGCAATGTAGAGCCTAAACAAGGCTTTTTGCTATCGCGGGAATTGCTTAACCTGCTTAAAAACAATATGCAAAATGTACCGGTACAAATAATAGACGGTAACAAGGTGATTGAGGTTAAACATTATATGGCACACAAAGGCACCACCTGCAGAAATAATATACTGTGCGGCGAATATGATTTTGCCATTGCCTTTGGCGATGACAAGACCGACGAAGACCTTTTTGAGCAACTGGAAGGCCCTAATGACTTTTCTGTAAAAGTAGGTCCGGGAAATACATCTGCAAAATACAGGATAGATTCGGTTGAAAAGGTACTTGCGTTTTTAGGTAAGCTGCAAGGTACCACAACAGTAAAATAA
- a CDS encoding alpha/beta hydrolase yields MKKQFTLFLLLITAGISYAQKTEYAITTDIKYYPESTYKNDSYKAERCILDVYYPKDKKGFATIIWFHGGGITSGSKEIPQALKDKGYAIIGVGYRLHPKVKAPVYIEDAAAAIAWAFNNIEKYGGDPSLIFLSGHSAGGYLDLMVGLDKQWLAKYNIDANKVAGLIPFSPQCVTHFTVRKEQGIPEKQPTIDKYAPLFHVRGDMPPILLITGNREMELLGRYEENAYFERMMKLNGQKDIRLFEIDGYGHNMADPAYPLLLNEVKRVLEMKKK; encoded by the coding sequence ATGAAAAAACAGTTTACCCTTTTCCTGCTGCTTATAACAGCCGGGATATCTTATGCACAAAAAACAGAGTATGCTATTACAACGGATATTAAATATTATCCTGAAAGTACCTATAAAAACGATTCTTATAAGGCAGAACGCTGCATACTTGATGTGTATTACCCCAAAGATAAAAAAGGATTTGCAACCATAATCTGGTTTCATGGTGGTGGCATTACCAGCGGCAGTAAAGAAATTCCGCAAGCTTTGAAGGATAAAGGATATGCTATTATAGGTGTGGGTTACCGCCTGCACCCAAAGGTAAAAGCCCCCGTGTATATAGAAGATGCCGCTGCTGCCATAGCCTGGGCGTTTAACAATATTGAAAAATATGGCGGCGACCCATCGCTGATATTTCTTTCAGGACATTCGGCAGGTGGGTATCTTGATTTGATGGTGGGGCTTGATAAGCAATGGCTTGCTAAATACAATATTGATGCGAATAAAGTAGCAGGATTGATTCCATTTAGCCCGCAATGTGTTACACATTTTACAGTACGCAAAGAGCAGGGCATCCCTGAAAAGCAACCTACTATAGATAAGTACGCACCGCTTTTCCACGTTCGTGGCGATATGCCGCCTATCCTGCTTATAACCGGTAACCGCGAAATGGAGTTATTGGGGCGCTATGAAGAAAACGCCTATTTTGAACGCATGATGAAACTCAACGGGCAAAAAGACATTCGCCTGTTTGAAATAGATGGTTACGGCCACAATATGGCTGACCCCGCCTATCCGTTACTTTTAAATGAAGTAAAAAGGGTTTTGGAGATGAAGAAGAAATAG
- a CDS encoding DNA topoisomerase IV subunit B, translating into MLEENQYTEDNIRSLDWKEHIRMRPGMYIGKLGDGSSPDDGIYILIKEVIDNSIDEFVMGTGKTIEVTVKDKTVTVRDYGRGIPLGKVVDVVSKMNTGGKYDSKAFKKSVGLNGVGTKAVNALSNYFRVESVRDNQLKAAEFSAGNITLEDDVVETTRRKGTKVSFIADDLIFKNYKYRNEYVIKMLKNYCYLNTGLTIIYNGEKYLSENGLKDLLAENIHEEDRIYDIIHLKDEDIEIAMTHSKTQYSEEYYSFVNGQNTTQGGTHLGAFREAIVRTIKEFYNKNFEASDIRKSIVSAISVKVEEPVFESQTKTKLGSTDMGPDGPSVRTFVNDFVKNKLDNFLHRNPEVADALQKKILQAERERKELSGIRKLARDRAKKASLHNKKLRDCRVHLPDAKNPRSLESTLFITEGDSASGSITKSRDVNTQAVFSLRGKPLNSYGMSKKIVYENEEFNLLQAALDIEEEMENLRYNNIVIATDADVDGMHIRLLLITFFLQFFPELINKNHLYILQTPLFRVRNKKETIYCYSDEERRNAIEKLKGKPEITRFKGLGEISPDEFKHFIGQDIRLDPVLMDNATSIQNLLEFYMGKNTPDRQEFIINNLKVELDVVAE; encoded by the coding sequence ATGTTAGAAGAAAATCAATATACCGAAGACAACATACGATCACTCGACTGGAAAGAGCACATCCGGATGAGGCCTGGTATGTACATTGGTAAATTAGGTGACGGATCGTCGCCCGATGATGGTATCTATATCCTTATAAAAGAGGTTATTGATAACTCTATTGATGAGTTTGTAATGGGTACGGGTAAAACCATAGAGGTTACCGTAAAAGATAAAACCGTTACCGTGCGCGATTACGGCCGTGGCATACCGCTGGGTAAAGTGGTAGATGTGGTAAGTAAAATGAACACCGGTGGTAAGTACGACTCTAAGGCGTTCAAAAAATCGGTAGGGTTAAACGGTGTGGGTACTAAGGCAGTTAATGCCCTGTCTAATTACTTTAGGGTAGAATCTGTAAGGGATAACCAACTTAAGGCTGCTGAATTTTCTGCGGGTAACATTACCCTTGAAGATGATGTCGTAGAAACTACCCGACGTAAAGGTACCAAAGTAAGCTTTATTGCAGATGATCTGATTTTTAAAAACTACAAGTACCGTAATGAGTATGTTATAAAAATGCTGAAGAATTATTGTTACCTGAATACAGGACTGACAATAATTTATAACGGCGAAAAATACCTGAGCGAAAACGGGCTTAAAGACCTTCTTGCCGAAAATATTCACGAAGAAGACCGTATCTATGACATTATCCACCTTAAGGATGAAGATATAGAGATAGCCATGACGCACAGTAAAACCCAATACAGCGAAGAATATTACTCTTTTGTAAACGGGCAAAATACCACACAGGGTGGTACGCATTTAGGGGCTTTTAGAGAGGCCATAGTGCGCACCATTAAAGAGTTTTACAACAAGAACTTTGAGGCGTCAGACATCCGTAAATCTATTGTGAGTGCCATAAGCGTTAAGGTAGAGGAGCCGGTTTTTGAGTCGCAGACCAAAACCAAGCTGGGCTCTACAGATATGGGGCCTGATGGGCCAAGTGTACGTACTTTTGTAAACGACTTTGTAAAGAACAAGCTGGATAACTTTTTGCACCGCAACCCCGAAGTGGCCGATGCCCTGCAAAAAAAGATATTACAGGCAGAGCGCGAGCGTAAGGAGCTAAGTGGTATTCGTAAATTGGCACGCGACAGGGCTAAAAAAGCCAGCCTGCACAACAAGAAGCTACGCGACTGCCGTGTACACCTTCCTGATGCCAAGAACCCGCGAAGCCTTGAAAGTACACTGTTTATTACCGAGGGAGATTCTGCCTCGGGGTCAATAACCAAGTCGCGCGATGTTAATACGCAGGCGGTTTTTAGCCTTAGGGGTAAGCCGCTGAACTCATATGGTATGAGCAAAAAGATCGTGTATGAAAATGAGGAATTCAACCTCTTACAGGCCGCGTTGGACATTGAAGAGGAAATGGAAAACCTGCGCTACAACAACATTGTTATAGCCACTGATGCCGACGTAGACGGTATGCACATCCGCCTGCTGCTTATTACCTTCTTTTTGCAGTTTTTCCCTGAGCTTATAAATAAAAACCATTTGTACATACTGCAAACGCCGCTGTTTCGTGTACGTAATAAAAAAGAAACCATTTATTGCTATAGCGACGAAGAGCGCCGTAACGCCATAGAAAAACTAAAAGGCAAGCCGGAGATTACACGATTTAAAGGGCTTGGTGAAATATCGCCCGATGAGTTTAAGCATTTTATAGGTCAGGACATAAGGCTTGACCCTGTGCTTATGGATAATGCTACTTCAATCCAGAACCTGCTTGAATTTTATATGGGCAAGAACACGCCAGACAGGCAGGAGTTTATCATAAACAACCTTAAGGTAGAGCTTGATGTAGTGGCTGAGTAA